From the Nematostella vectensis chromosome 7, jaNemVect1.1, whole genome shotgun sequence genome, the window ATTACAAATCCAAGCGATGAATGTCGCAAGGAAAACCGTTATTGTCGAGAAAGAGTTTTTAAGTGCCGAAAAAggcatttacaaaaaacagcgAGTGAAGGGTTCGGATGTAAATGTAGAGACAAAGCTTGTACTTCTGTATACACCGATTTTCGGTCGAATGCCGTGGAAGGGGATGAAAGACACGTACGATTTCATACATTGGGATGATAAACTGTGTCCTGTGTCCAACTGCCGGATTTCTTACAACAAGTCCGATCTGCCGCAAGCCAATGCAGTTATTTTTCATGGAAGAGATATGCTCACGATGACACAAATGAAACAAATTCTACCAAGCAGAACTCCCACTCAAAGATGGGTATACTTTATGCATGAAAACCCACATTATACGTACTACGACCCAGCTATCTATAACGGGCTGTTCAACTGGACGATGACTTACCGAAGAGATTCGGACTTTTTTGTTCCGTATAATTACTATAGTCGATTAAAACCCGAAGACATGTCGAATTCGGAACGGAATTACGCCGAGGGGAAGCACAAGCTCGTATCATGGATGGTTAGTCACTGTGGAGAGCTTCGGGAGACAGTCGTGCGCGAACTGTTGAAATACATCCAAGTCGATGTGTATGGTCCATGTGGGAGAAAATTTAACCAGTCACATCACTGCGACAAGGCGTCGGGTAACTGCTGGAGGATTAAAAATCAATACAAATTCTACTTGGctttcgaaaataaaaactgcGTTGACTACGTCACGGAAAAATACTGGTACACACTACTTGAGTCGACCGCTGTCCCCATAGTCCTTGGAGGATCAAATTACGATTCAAAGGTCGCTATACCCGGGTCTTTTATCAATATACTGGATTTTTCCTCGGTCCAAGCTCTAGCTGAGTATTTAGATTACCTAGATCGTAATGATACGGCGTATAATGAGTATTTTCGTTGGAGGAGGCATTTCAAGGTTAAAGTCTCGGAGCCGTGGACATGTCAAATGTGCGCGAAGCTGAACGATCCGTCTTCACCTGTGAAAGTCTATAATCATTTGGGAAAATTCTGGGGCATAAACGAATCGTGCAGTACTAAAGGAATAAAGCGACTATTGCGCGCCGATACAAGCGCGAATCTAACAAAAAGACTCAAGTAAATAACTCACACAATCACCCAAAAGGTATAATATTATATGAATGACGACAAATTTTAGATTTGGAAATGTTGATTTCCTTGTATATTTAACTTAAAAGGTACAGTCAAAATAAAGTAACTTTAAATAAAAGCCAAAATGGT encodes:
- the LOC5518931 gene encoding alpha-(1,3)-fucosyltransferase C yields the protein MRRKMLIFFLAYISTTVIVLYKLQIQAMNVARKTVIVEKEFLSAEKGIYKKQRVKGSDVNVETKLVLLYTPIFGRMPWKGMKDTYDFIHWDDKLCPVSNCRISYNKSDLPQANAVIFHGRDMLTMTQMKQILPSRTPTQRWVYFMHENPHYTYYDPAIYNGLFNWTMTYRRDSDFFVPYNYYSRLKPEDMSNSERNYAEGKHKLVSWMVSHCGELRETVVRELLKYIQVDVYGPCGRKFNQSHHCDKASGNCWRIKNQYKFYLAFENKNCVDYVTEKYWYTLLESTAVPIVLGGSNYDSKVAIPGSFINILDFSSVQALAEYLDYLDRNDTAYNEYFRWRRHFKVKVSEPWTCQMCAKLNDPSSPVKVYNHLGKFWGINESCSTKGIKRLLRADTSANLTKRLK